CGCCACAGCGCACCGCCTCGGCCGAGCCACGCCCCGACACCGTCTGCTCGAACCACGCCACCACACCCCGATCCGGCCACGCCAGCTCGCCCGCCGGGTTCCACTGCGTCAGCTGCTGGTCACGCTCGGCAGGCGTGAGAATGGACAGGTCTGCAACCGCAACTTCCGGATTGGCGCCAGCCGCCTGTAACAACCGAAGCCAGTGGTCAAGCATCCGCTCCGCAAATGCCTGGTCAATAATGTCGGTGTTGTACTCCAGCTCCCCGTAATGAACACCCGCGTTTACATAAATGCCAAGTGTCAAATCAAATTTCGCGGTCCCCGTGTGGACCGGAAAGTATTCCAGTTCCAACCCGGGAAAACGTATTTCATCGATGGCACTTGCCCCCTGATAGGAGAAAAGCACCTGAAACAAAGGTGACTGATTCGCGATGCGAGGCACTGACAACTCATCGACCAGCCGATCGAAGGGAATAGCTTTCTGACTCAGCTCGTCGAGCATAGTCGCCCGCACTCGGGACAGCATTTCACGGAAACAGGGTCTGCCGGACAAATCAGCGGGGACCGCTCTGGTATCGACTAGAAACCCGACAATATCCGCGCTCTCGCTCAACTCCCTATTCGCGACTGGCATACCAACAAGAAAGTGTTCCTGGCCGCAGTACCGCGACAACAACACTTGAAACGCGGCTAAAAAGGCCACATTCGGGGTTGTCTGCGTTTGCCGACACAGGCTGTCGAGCGTGGCCATGACTGGTTGAGGAACTCTAAACCGCAGACAGCCGCCCGCGTAACTGCGCTCTTTAGGTCGCGCCGAGGGGTCCACCAGTTCCAAGGCAGCATGGCTGTCTATTAACTGGTGCCATTTTTCTAGAGCTACTGACCAATCCTGATCGATGTTATTTTTACGATTCCATTCTGAAAAATCGAGAAATTGCAAGGCGGATTCGGTCAATAGTTCTTGGCCATTAAATCGAGCCTTCTCGTAGGCTACTATCAGGTCTCGTAATAG
Above is a genomic segment from Immundisolibacter sp. containing:
- a CDS encoding condensation domain-containing protein; translation: MISPPENLVERLSSLSQAQRQEVLRRLGKRPATREIGVSIPKAPRDHALHRLSLAQERLWFLEHLQPGLAVYNIAVALRLRGSLDLGRLRSALQALISRHEALRSAVVTQAGTGYQKILDEAALELTVDDLASLPDHEQEAALRRRADAEVARPFDLTVPPLLRARIFRLASNHHVLVLTVHHIVADGWSMNVLLRDLIVAYEKARFNGQELLTESALQFLDFSEWNRKNNIDQDWSVALEKWHQLIDSHAALELVDPSARPKERSYAGGCLRFRVPQPVMATLDSLCRQTQTTPNVAFLAAFQVLLSRYCGQEHFLVGMPVANRELSESADIVGFLVDTRAVPADLSGRPCFREMLSRVRATMLDELSQKAIPFDRLVDELSVPRIANQSPLFQVLFSYQGASAIDEIRFPGLELEYFPVHTGTAKFDLTLGIYVNAGVHYGELEYNTDIIDQAFAERMLDHWLRLLQAAGANPEVAVADLSILTPAERDQQLTQWNPAGELAWPDRGVVAWFEQTVSGRGSAEAVRCGDSALGYGELNAAANRLARHLIGCGVQPGARVGLL